The Ruficoccus amylovorans DNA segment CCCTAAAGACGCAAGGATCGCAAAGCTGTTTCCTTAAAAAAACTCTGCGCCCTTGCTGCCTTACAGTGAAAGATGAAAACGGCTCGAGCCGCAACAAAGAGGCGGCTCTACTTCGTCTGCGGGGTGACGGTGATCTTCAGCCCTTCGGTTTGACCGAGGTACTCCTTGGCCAGCGCATTGAGATCGTCCACCGTGATCGAGGAATAGTCCTCCGTGATCGTGCGGGCCCACTCCAGCATTTGCGGTTTCTGCTGCGAGCGTATGAGCACGCGGTTGAGCCAGTAGCCGTTCGTGCGCAGGTAGTCCTTGAGCATAGCCAGCATCGGCTTGAGAGCACGGTCGGTTTCGTCCTGAGTTATATTGCCCGTACCCAGGGTGCGACCAAGCTCGTCCAGCAGTGCGGCCAGCTCCTGCGCCTTGTCCGGGTCGCAGAGGTTGAGCGCGTAGAGGTAGCCGAAGTCCTTGAACGTCTCGCTGCTGCTGTTGCGGGCGTAGGGGCTGTAGCCTTCGCCAAGCTTCTGGCGCACCTCAATCCGCAGCCGGTCGGCGAGGACTTCGGAGAGGATGTTCAGCCGTCGCGTGCGCTGGATGTCCCAGTAGTCAACCGTCGGCCAGTAGGCCAGCGCGACCGCCTTGGGGACTTCCGACTCGAAGGTGAACTGCTTGTCCGCCACCCCCTCGGGGAAGTGGACGCTCTCGCGTTCGGTGGTAAAGGGCTCGGGCGCATTCGCCCGCGCTGGCAGCGCGCCAAAGGTCGCGGCCACGGCCTTGAGCGCGGTGGCGTAGTCGATGTCGCCCACGACGGAGATTTCGAGATAGGCGCTGGCGAGCGGTTCCTTCAGCCAGGCCCGAAGCTCGTCCATTGTACGGGCGTCAAAGTCTTCCTTGCTCGCGATACCGAAGAAGCGGCTCCCGCCGGAAAGAAAGCGGCTGACCTGATCGCGCATGGTGCCCTCCAGCGTGTGGGCCGTGCGCACGGAAAGCTCGGCGTACTGCTGCCGGGCGATGCGGGCGGCCTCCTCGCGGTAGCCGGGCGCGGTCAGCGTGGCGGCCATAAACTGAAGCTGTGTGTCGATGTCCTTGGGGGAGCAACCGCCGCCGAGCACAAAGGCGTCGGTGTCCACGCTGAAACCCGCGCCCACATCCTTACCGGCGAGGGTCTGGCGTAACTCGTCCACGCTGAGGGCTTCCAGCCCACCGGCGGAAAACACCATGTCGGCGAAGGCGCTCAAGCCCGGTTGGTCGGCGGGCGAACTCAGCTCACCGCCACCGAAGCGGGCCACGACCTGCACGCTTCCGGCCTCGAAGTCGGTCTGCTTGAAATTAAAGCGCACGCCATTGGCGAAAACCACCTGGCGGATGTCGAGGTCGTCGATGACTTTTTCCTCAGCCACTTCGCCCGCCGGGCCGAAGTCGGTATAGGGCCAGGGCTTGGCCTCGACCTGGGCCGGAGGCTCGACCGCCTCGGCCATACTGGCGGCGAAGACATCCTCAATCGTCGGATCGGACTCGCCCAGCGTGAGGTTCCCGCTGATGAAGACGTAGCGATTGTCGCCGCTCCAGAGTTCGCGCAGGGAGCTGAGCGCCTGCGCCGCGTCAAAGTCGGCCATGGCGGCCTGCGCCAGTTCCAGCTCGGTCTGGGGCGAGGTGAAGACATTGCCCTTCGAGATCGAGCTGGCGAGCGCCGAGGAGAGCGAGCGGGCCAACCGCGTCGGGGCCTCCTGCACGGCGCGTTCGTAGCCCTTGAGCAGGTCGGCCTTGACCTCATCGACCTCCGCCGGGGTGAAGCCATGCTCCAGCGCGCGACGCAGCTCCTGCTCGGCCACCTTGAGCGCGGCCTGCCACTGCTCAGGGCGGCAGGTCAACTCGACGCCGCCCATTTCAAAAAAGTCCAGGTAATCGTAGGCGTAAGCGTCGCCCTCGGTGAAGGGCGCGTCCGGCTCCTTGGCCAGCTTTTCAAAGCGGCGGCTCAGCATGCGGTTGGCGGCGGCTGTCATGATTTTCCGGATACGCAGCTCGCGCGAGTCGGGCGGGTTGTCAAAGGGGCGCACCGTCATTAGCCCGATCTCGGTCGCCGGGGCTTCCGGCTCGCTGTGCAGGCGTGTGTGCAGGCCGGGCGAGCCGACCTCGCCCAAGTCCGGCTCGGCCAGCGGGGCAGCGGGATTTTCCAGCGGGGCGAATGCGGCCTGGAGCAGCGGCTCGACCTGAGCCGGTTCGATGTCGCCGACCACGACGACGGCCATGTTATCCGGGCGGTACCACTGGGTGTAAAACTCAACAAAACGCTCGCGCGGGGCATTCTCGATTACCTCGGCCAGGCCGATGGGCAGGCGCTCCGGCAGCAGCGAATCGGGGAAGAGGAATTCCCAGTAAGCGACAAAGGTCCGGTAATCAACCGAGTCGCGAGCGCGAAGCTCGCTCAGGATGACGCCGCGTTCACGGTCAATTTCTTCCTCTTCGAGCAGGAGCCCGCCCGCGTAGTCGGCCAACACCTGGAAGCCCTCCTTGAGCAGGGATTCGGTGTTGCCGGGCAGTTCGAGCTTGTAAACGGTCTCGTCAAAACCGGTGTGGGCGTTGGTGTCGTTGCCGAAGCCCATCCCGATGCGCTGAAGGTACTCCACCAGCGACCCCGGCGGGTAGTGCGTGCTGCCGTTAAAGGCCATGTGCTCCAGAAAGTGCGCCAGCCCGCGCTGGTTTTCGACTTCCATCAGCGAACCGGCCTCGACCAGCAGGCGCATGCTGACCT contains these protein-coding regions:
- a CDS encoding M16 family metallopeptidase, with protein sequence MNKRLSILSLLILLPLWAAAQPASGDLPSDPAVTWGRLDNGLVYALMPSTEPPGKVSMRLLVEAGSLMEVENQRGLAHFLEHMAFNGSTHYPPGSLVEYLQRIGMGFGNDTNAHTGFDETVYKLELPGNTESLLKEGFQVLADYAGGLLLEEEEIDRERGVILSELRARDSVDYRTFVAYWEFLFPDSLLPERLPIGLAEVIENAPRERFVEFYTQWYRPDNMAVVVVGDIEPAQVEPLLQAAFAPLENPAAPLAEPDLGEVGSPGLHTRLHSEPEAPATEIGLMTVRPFDNPPDSRELRIRKIMTAAANRMLSRRFEKLAKEPDAPFTEGDAYAYDYLDFFEMGGVELTCRPEQWQAALKVAEQELRRALEHGFTPAEVDEVKADLLKGYERAVQEAPTRLARSLSSALASSISKGNVFTSPQTELELAQAAMADFDAAQALSSLRELWSGDNRYVFISGNLTLGESDPTIEDVFAASMAEAVEPPAQVEAKPWPYTDFGPAGEVAEEKVIDDLDIRQVVFANGVRFNFKQTDFEAGSVQVVARFGGGELSSPADQPGLSAFADMVFSAGGLEALSVDELRQTLAGKDVGAGFSVDTDAFVLGGGCSPKDIDTQLQFMAATLTAPGYREEAARIARQQYAELSVRTAHTLEGTMRDQVSRFLSGGSRFFGIASKEDFDARTMDELRAWLKEPLASAYLEISVVGDIDYATALKAVAATFGALPARANAPEPFTTERESVHFPEGVADKQFTFESEVPKAVALAYWPTVDYWDIQRTRRLNILSEVLADRLRIEVRQKLGEGYSPYARNSSSETFKDFGYLYALNLCDPDKAQELAALLDELGRTLGTGNITQDETDRALKPMLAMLKDYLRTNGYWLNRVLIRSQQKPQMLEWARTITEDYSSITVDDLNALAKEYLGQTEGLKITVTPQTK